One window of Desulfobacca acetoxidans DSM 11109 genomic DNA carries:
- the rplD gene encoding 50S ribosomal protein L4, translating to MPVIDVYDIDRNKVGEVSLRDDIFNIPVQGHILHEVVTMQLACRRAGTASTKGRSEVRGGGHKPWRQKGTGRARVGSIRSPLWRGGGVVFGPKPRSYAYKPPKKVRRLALKMALSSKLADGQLLILDQYPYDSPKTKDFIRVLEKFQINKALFITADDNQVLTLSSRNVPYVQIMRTEGINVYDILRYDHLVVFQPAISQIEERFVA from the coding sequence ATGCCGGTCATTGATGTCTACGATATCGATCGCAATAAAGTAGGTGAAGTGAGTTTACGCGACGATATCTTTAATATTCCGGTGCAGGGCCATATCCTGCATGAAGTGGTGACGATGCAGCTGGCTTGCCGTCGGGCGGGAACTGCATCCACGAAAGGACGCTCGGAAGTGAGGGGCGGCGGGCATAAGCCCTGGCGGCAGAAAGGAACCGGCCGAGCCCGAGTCGGGTCAATCCGTTCCCCGCTCTGGCGCGGTGGTGGCGTCGTTTTCGGACCCAAGCCTCGTAGCTATGCTTATAAGCCTCCCAAAAAAGTCCGTCGTCTAGCTTTGAAAATGGCCCTCTCCAGCAAGTTGGCCGACGGTCAACTACTGATTTTAGATCAATACCCCTACGATTCGCCGAAAACCAAGGATTTTATTCGGGTCTTGGAGAAATTTCAGATCAATAAGGCCCTGTTTATTACTGCGGACGACAATCAGGTGCTCACGCTTTCGTCCCGCAATGTTCCCTATGTGCAGATTATGCGGACCGAGGGTATAAACGTCTATGATATCTTGCGCTATGACCACTTAGTAGTTTTTCAGCCGGCCATTAGCCAGATCGAAGAGAGGTTCGTCGCGTGA
- the rpsJ gene encoding 30S ribosomal protein S10, protein MITHKIRIRLRSFDHKLLDQSVGEIVETARRTGAMVAGPIPLPTDINKFCVLRSPHVDKKSREQFEVRTHKRLLDILEPTQQTVDALMKLDLAAGVDVEIKL, encoded by the coding sequence ATGATAACTCATAAGATACGCATCCGTTTGAGATCGTTCGATCATAAATTGCTCGATCAATCAGTCGGAGAAATTGTGGAAACTGCCCGCCGCACCGGGGCTATGGTCGCCGGACCGATTCCACTGCCAACCGACATTAACAAATTTTGCGTTTTGCGCTCCCCTCACGTAGATAAAAAATCTCGGGAACAGTTTGAGGTGCGGACGCACAAGCGTTTATTGGATATTTTGGAGCCGACGCAACAGACCGTGGATGCGCTTATGAAGTTAGACCTGGCGGCGGGAGTTGATGTCGAAATCAAGCTTTAA
- the rplB gene encoding 50S ribosomal protein L2, giving the protein MALIQRKPTSAGRRFQTGHDFAEITKAEPEKSLVASLPKSGGRNNKGRVTVRHRGGGHKRLYRLIDFKRNKEAVPAKVASIEYDPNRSARIALLHYLDGEKTYILAPLNLNVGDTVVSSPEADIKPGNALPLRNIPLGTLVHNIELKPGKGGQMARAAGAYAQLVAREGNYAQLKLPSGEVRVVHINCKATIGQLSNVEHENLSIGKAGRKRWLGRKPHVRGVAMNPVDHPMGGGEGKSSGGRHPVSPWGKPTKGFKTRKPKESDRYIIKRRNK; this is encoded by the coding sequence ATGGCATTAATTCAAAGAAAACCGACATCGGCGGGTCGTCGTTTTCAGACGGGACATGATTTTGCCGAAATCACCAAGGCCGAGCCGGAAAAGAGCCTGGTCGCTTCACTACCCAAGAGTGGCGGACGGAATAACAAGGGGCGGGTTACGGTCAGACACCGCGGCGGTGGACACAAGCGCCTGTATCGATTGATTGATTTCAAGAGAAACAAAGAAGCGGTCCCCGCTAAAGTCGCCAGCATCGAATATGATCCTAACCGTTCGGCCCGTATTGCCCTGCTTCACTACCTGGATGGGGAAAAGACCTATATTTTGGCACCGCTGAATCTTAACGTTGGGGACACAGTCGTCTCCAGCCCTGAAGCCGACATCAAACCCGGCAACGCCCTGCCCCTGCGTAACATTCCTCTGGGCACCTTGGTTCATAATATCGAGCTGAAGCCGGGCAAAGGCGGTCAGATGGCTCGCGCTGCCGGAGCCTATGCCCAGTTGGTAGCCAGAGAAGGGAATTACGCCCAGTTGAAGCTTCCCTCCGGAGAGGTGCGGGTAGTACATATAAATTGCAAGGCCACTATTGGCCAACTGAGCAATGTCGAGCACGAAAATCTTTCCATCGGCAAAGCCGGACGGAAACGCTGGCTGGGACGGAAACCGCACGTGCGCGGCGTGGCCATGAACCCTGTCGACCATCCGATGGGTGGTGGAGAAGGTAAATCCTCTGGCGGACGCCATCCGGTGAGCCCCTGGGGCAAACCCACCAAAGGGTTTAAGACCCGCAAACCCAAAGAGAGTGATCGCTACATTATCAAGCGGCGAAATAAGTAG
- the rplW gene encoding 50S ribosomal protein L23 yields the protein MKAYHHLIKGPLITEKSHLQKEAGNKITLKVDVRANKIEIRQAVEEVFKVKVAGVNTCRYEGKKKRLGRYEGKRSDWKKAIITLGPGEKIPFFEGV from the coding sequence GTGAAGGCTTATCATCATCTCATCAAAGGCCCCTTGATCACTGAAAAGAGCCACCTGCAGAAAGAAGCCGGCAACAAGATTACCTTAAAAGTCGATGTTCGGGCTAACAAGATTGAAATCCGCCAGGCAGTGGAAGAAGTATTTAAGGTTAAAGTAGCCGGGGTAAACACCTGCCGGTATGAAGGAAAGAAAAAGCGGTTGGGGCGCTACGAAGGAAAGCGCTCGGATTGGAAGAAAGCGATTATCACGCTGGGTCCGGGTGAGAAAATTCCATTCTTTGAAGGCGTATAA
- the rplC gene encoding 50S ribosomal protein L3, with the protein MIGRLLGRKLGMTRIFSAEGVALPVTVIEAGPCYIVQKKSLAADGYDAVQVGFIRKRLDKLTKPLQGHYEKHGFKSGFRFLKEFRLESISDLEVGQELDVSQFEIGERVDVVGFSKGRGFAGVIKRWGFQRGPETHGSMSHRAPGSIGASAYPSRVFKGKKLPGRMGNARVTTLTLEVVDVRPESNLLILKGAVPGARHGLLLIKKSE; encoded by the coding sequence ATGATAGGAAGGCTATTGGGAAGGAAATTGGGGATGACCCGCATATTCAGCGCCGAAGGCGTCGCTCTGCCGGTGACCGTAATCGAGGCGGGCCCCTGTTATATAGTTCAAAAAAAGTCCCTGGCCGCTGACGGTTATGATGCCGTACAGGTCGGCTTTATCCGCAAGAGGCTGGATAAACTGACCAAACCCCTGCAAGGGCATTATGAGAAGCATGGTTTCAAAAGTGGTTTCCGGTTTTTGAAAGAGTTCCGTCTGGAATCCATCTCAGATTTAGAGGTGGGTCAAGAACTGGACGTTAGCCAATTTGAGATCGGCGAGCGGGTGGATGTGGTCGGCTTCAGCAAGGGACGCGGTTTTGCCGGAGTTATCAAGCGCTGGGGCTTTCAACGGGGTCCGGAAACCCATGGTTCAATGTCGCATCGAGCTCCGGGCTCTATCGGGGCCAGCGCCTATCCGTCAAGGGTTTTCAAGGGCAAGAAGCTGCCTGGACGCATGGGAAATGCCCGGGTAACTACCCTCACCCTCGAAGTAGTTGATGTCCGCCCGGAAAGTAACCTGTTAATTCTCAAAGGTGCAGTTCCGGGGGCCCGCCACGGCCTCTTATTAATCAAAAAGTCTGAGTAG